In Bubalus bubalis isolate 160015118507 breed Murrah chromosome 3, NDDB_SH_1, whole genome shotgun sequence, a genomic segment contains:
- the ABR gene encoding active breakpoint cluster region-related protein isoform X16, with product MTDVLPQPDCSLKAVCEPLERCCLDPLEEPGSKRPPNSGTRLWGRVRSKLLRQKLDPQTVETKNWHTDVIEMNGIKVEFSMKFTSRDMSLKRTPSKKQSGVFGVKISVVTKRERSKVPYIVRQCVEEVEKRGIEEVGIYRISGVATDIQALKAVFDANNKDILLMLSDMDINAIAGTLKLYFRELPEPLLTDRLYPAFMEGIALSDPAAKENCMMHLLRSLPDPNLITFLFLLEHLKRVAEKEPVNKMSLHNLATVFGPTLLRPSEVESKAHLTSAADIWSHDVMAQVQVLLYYLQHPPISFAELKRNTLYFSTDV from the exons ATGACCGACGTCCTGCCCCAGCCCGACTGCAGCCTGAAGGCAGTGTGCGAGCCCCTGGAGCGCTGCTGCCTGGATCCGCTGGAGGAGCCGGGGAGCAAGCGGCCCCCCAACAGCGGCACGCGGCTCTGGGGCCGTGTGCGCAGCAAGCTCCTCCGCCAAAAG CTGGATCCACAAACTGTAGAAACCAAGAACTGGCACACCGATGTGATTGAGATGAACGGG ATCAAAGTGGAATTCTCCATGAAATTCACAAGCCGAGACATGAGCCTGAAGAGGACCCCCTCTAAAAAGCAGAGCGGCGTCTTCGGTGTGAAGATCAGCGTGGTGACCAA gcggGAGCGCTCCAAGGTGCCCTACATCGTGCGGCAGTGTGTGGAGGAGGTGGAGAAGCGGGGCATTGAGGAGGTTGGCATCTACCGGATATCAGGGGTGGCCACAGACATCCAGGCGCTGAAGGCCGTCTTTGATGCCA ATAACAAGGACATCCTGCTGATGCTGAGCGACATGGACATCAATGCCATTGCCGGCACCCTCAAGCTCTACTTCCGGGAGCTGCCCGAGCCCCTCCTCACAGACCGACTGTATCCCGCCTTCATGGAGGGCATTG CCCTGTCAGATCCTGCTGCCAAGGAGAACTGCATGATGCATCTGCTCCGCTCCCTGCCCGACCCCAACCTCATCACCTTCCTCTTCCTGCTGGAACACTTGAAAAG GGTTGCTGAGAAGGAGCCCGTCAACAAAATGTCCCTTCACAACCTGGCTACCGTGTTTGGCCCCACGTTACTGAGACCCTCAGAAGTGGAGAGCAAAGCACACCTCACGTCGGCCGCCGACATCTGGTCTCATGATGTCATGGCACAG GTCCAGGTCCTCCTCTACTACCTGCAGCATCCTCCCATCTCCTTCGCAGAACTGAAGCGGAACACACTGTACTTCTCCACCGACGTGTAG
- the TIMM22 gene encoding mitochondrial import inner membrane translocase subunit Tim22 has protein sequence MAATAPRAGGSAPEAAASAEPPLQYSLLLQYLVGDKRQPRLLEPGSLGGIPSPAKSEEQKMIERAMESCAFKAALACVGGFVLGGAFGVFTAGIDTNVGFDPKDPYRTPTAREVLKDMGQRGMSYAKNFAIVGAMFSCTECLVESYRGKSDWKNSVISGCITGGAIGFRAGLKAGVIGCGGFAAFSAAIDYYLR, from the exons ATGGCAGCGACCgcccccagggctgggggctcCGCACCTGAGGCGGCGGCTTCCGCCGAACCTCCGCTGCAGTACAGCCTTCTTCTGCAGTACTTGGTGGGCGACAAGCGTCAGCCCCGGctcctggagcctgggagcctggGCGGGATCCCGAGTCCAGCCAAGAGTGAGGAGCAGAAGATGATCGAGAGGGCGATGGAAAGCTGTGCCTTCAAGGCTGCATTGGCCTGCGTGGGAG GATTTGTCTTGGGAGGTGCATTTGGGGTGTTCACCGCTGGCATCGATACCAACGTGGGCTTTGACCCTAAGGATCCTTACCGCACGCCGACGGCCAGAGAAGTTCTTAAAGACATGGGCCAGAGAGGAATGTCCTATGCCAAAAATTTTGCCATTGTGGGCGCCATGTTTTCTTGCactgaatgtttggtagaatct TACCGGGGAAAATCAGATTGGAAGAACAGTGTCATTAGTGGCTGCATCACTGGAGGAGCCATTGGTTTCAGAG CTGGCTTGAAGGCTGGGGTCATCGGCTGTGGAGGTTTTGCTGCTTTCTCCGCCGCGATTGACTATTACCTACGGTGA